The [Eubacterium] siraeum genome contains a region encoding:
- a CDS encoding iron-containing alcohol dehydrogenase — protein MRFTLPRDVYHGKGALEALKSFKGKKAMIVVGGGSMKRFGFLQKAEAYLKEAGMEVELFENVEPDPSVETVMKGADAMLKFQPDWIVAMGGGSPIDAAKAMWIKYEYPDCTFEDMCKVFGIPELRKKAHFCAISSTSGTATEVTAFSIITDYHKGIKYPIADFEITPDVAIVDPDLAETMPQKLVAHTGMDAMTHAIEAYVSTANCDFTDPLALHAIKMIQNDLVGSYNGDMAKRDAMHNAQCLAGMAFSNALLGIVHSMAHKTGAAFADYGAHIIHGAANAMYLPKVIAFNAKDETAKKRYGVIADFMGLGGANDDEKVKLLIAYLRKMNDDLKIPHCIKNYGADSYPTENGFVPENVFLERLPEIAKNAIADACTGSNPRIPTQEEMEKLLKCCYYDTEVDF, from the coding sequence ATGAGATTTACATTACCAAGAGATGTTTATCACGGCAAGGGCGCACTTGAGGCATTAAAGAGCTTTAAGGGCAAGAAGGCAATGATCGTCGTTGGCGGCGGTTCGATGAAGCGTTTCGGCTTCTTACAGAAGGCTGAGGCTTATCTTAAGGAAGCAGGCATGGAGGTTGAGCTCTTTGAGAATGTAGAACCCGATCCTTCTGTTGAAACAGTTATGAAGGGTGCAGACGCAATGCTCAAGTTCCAGCCCGACTGGATCGTAGCAATGGGCGGCGGTTCTCCTATCGACGCAGCTAAGGCTATGTGGATAAAGTACGAGTACCCCGACTGCACATTTGAAGATATGTGTAAGGTATTCGGTATTCCCGAACTCAGAAAGAAAGCTCACTTCTGCGCTATTTCTTCTACATCGGGTACAGCTACTGAAGTTACCGCATTCTCAATCATCACAGATTACCACAAGGGTATCAAGTATCCTATCGCTGACTTCGAGATCACTCCCGATGTTGCTATCGTTGATCCCGATCTTGCAGAAACAATGCCTCAGAAGCTCGTAGCACATACAGGTATGGACGCTATGACACACGCTATCGAAGCATATGTTTCAACAGCTAACTGCGACTTTACAGATCCTCTTGCGCTTCACGCAATCAAGATGATCCAGAACGACCTCGTTGGTTCTTACAACGGCGATATGGCTAAGCGTGATGCAATGCACAACGCACAGTGCCTCGCAGGTATGGCATTCTCGAATGCTCTGCTCGGTATCGTTCACTCAATGGCTCACAAGACAGGTGCCGCATTCGCTGATTACGGCGCACACATCATACACGGTGCCGCAAACGCTATGTATCTTCCTAAGGTTATCGCATTCAACGCAAAGGACGAAACAGCTAAGAAGCGTTACGGCGTAATCGCTGACTTTATGGGTCTTGGCGGTGCAAATGACGACGAAAAGGTAAAGCTCCTCATCGCTTATCTGCGTAAGATGAATGACGATCTGAAGATTCCTCACTGCATCAAGAACTACGGCGCAGACAGCTATCCTACAGAAAACGGTTTCGTTCCCGAAAACGTATTCCTGGAGAGATTACCTGAGATCGCTAAGAATGCTATCGCAGACGCTTGCACAGGTTCTAATCCTCGTATTCCTACACAGGAAGAGATGGAGAAGCTGCTTAAGTGCTGCTACTACGATACAGAAGTTGATTTCTGA
- a CDS encoding glutamate synthase, translating to MTVLNANEIGYYDLNKKIVECDDNDITITDAMGQRYIGCGVAGKTITVEGTPGNALGAYLDGSTIIVHGNGQDAIGDTMNNGEIFIHGNCGDTTGYAMRSGKIFVKGNAGYRVGIHMKEYHEFYPKIIIGGKVGDFLGEYQAGGIIIVLGIGCDGKAPIGSFCGTGMHGGHMYIRSDEAPKGLPVQVSCEVADDSDKADIREYVDEFAKNFGYDTNELLKGRFYKLSPNTASPYKQLYTHN from the coding sequence ATGACAGTATTAAACGCTAACGAAATAGGTTATTACGACCTTAATAAAAAGATAGTCGAATGTGACGACAACGATATAACGATAACCGACGCTATGGGACAGCGTTATATCGGCTGCGGTGTTGCGGGCAAGACGATAACGGTTGAGGGAACTCCCGGAAACGCTCTGGGCGCATATCTTGACGGAAGCACTATCATAGTACACGGCAACGGTCAGGACGCTATAGGCGACACAATGAACAACGGCGAGATATTCATCCACGGAAACTGCGGTGATACGACAGGATATGCGATGCGTTCAGGCAAGATATTCGTAAAGGGCAACGCAGGCTACCGTGTAGGAATACATATGAAGGAATACCACGAATTCTATCCGAAAATAATCATCGGCGGCAAGGTCGGAGATTTTCTGGGCGAATATCAGGCAGGCGGAATAATAATCGTTCTCGGCATAGGCTGTGACGGCAAAGCGCCGATAGGCTCGTTCTGCGGAACGGGAATGCACGGCGGTCATATGTATATAAGAAGCGACGAAGCGCCTAAGGGTCTTCCCGTACAGGTTTCGTGCGAGGTCGCAGACGACAGTGACAAGGCCGATATAAGAGAATATGTCGATGAATTCGCAAAGAATTTCGGATATGACACAAACGAGCTGTTAAAGGGCAGATTCTACAAGCTGTCCCCAAATACGGCAAGCCCGTACAAGCAGCTTTACACGCATAACTGA
- a CDS encoding flagellin, whose translation MAGMVVQHNLNAINANNKMNINVSGTKKATEKLSSGYQINRAGDNAAGLAISEKMRSQIRGLSQATKNANDGISLIQTAEGGLNETHSILQRMRELAVQSANGTYQDDTDREAIQLEVDALKSEIDRIASSTEYNGMKLLDGSLGGSQGTTEYGAKYGSVSIADTDLKGATVTSNIAGVTITTAYTASGKGGENAIWSADGKNLTMNLVSGATYTQKDIDNLIANATQSKDAGQEQAPAEVSVKLANGVMTASKAGATTATTAGLRATGSDDTNILTLIGDGTNGAHGSSDKITFTANTYGKAVDTNMASKITISTTVAAGKENVKVATAATTTKGAELTLELSTGKTYTEKDIENILKEAGYDYSVKLEDTKNTDGDADGKIYFNVKNTAEVAITDGAGVGKASVPNNGKGLTFQIGANGVEDQRVTLNVNDMSSSAIGVANADVSTQDAANAAIDMVDTAVKTVSMQRAGLGALQNRLEYTVNNLTTTNENLTAAESQIRDTDMATEMINYTKNNILQQASQAMLAQANQQPQAILQLLQ comes from the coding sequence ATGGCAGGTATGGTAGTACAGCATAACTTAAATGCGATCAATGCTAACAACAAGATGAACATCAACGTTTCAGGTACAAAGAAGGCAACTGAAAAGTTATCTTCAGGTTATCAGATCAACCGTGCAGGCGATAACGCTGCAGGTCTGGCTATATCTGAAAAGATGCGTTCACAGATCCGCGGTCTTTCACAGGCTACAAAGAATGCCAACGACGGTATCTCTCTTATCCAGACAGCTGAAGGCGGCTTAAACGAAACTCACTCAATTCTTCAGAGAATGAGAGAGCTTGCAGTTCAGTCAGCTAACGGTACATATCAGGATGATACAGACCGTGAAGCTATCCAGCTCGAAGTTGACGCACTCAAGAGCGAAATCGACAGAATCGCTTCTTCTACAGAGTACAACGGCATGAAGCTCCTCGATGGTTCACTCGGCGGCTCACAGGGTACAACCGAATACGGCGCTAAGTACGGTTCAGTTTCTATAGCTGATACAGATCTTAAGGGTGCTACAGTTACATCTAACATAGCTGGTGTTACAATTACTACAGCTTACACCGCATCAGGTAAGGGCGGCGAAAATGCCATTTGGTCTGCTGATGGTAAGAATCTTACTATGAACCTTGTTTCCGGTGCAACTTACACTCAGAAGGATATTGATAACCTGATTGCTAACGCTACGCAGTCTAAGGATGCCGGTCAGGAACAGGCTCCCGCAGAAGTTTCTGTTAAGCTTGCAAACGGTGTCATGACAGCTTCTAAGGCTGGTGCTACAACAGCTACAACAGCCGGTCTTCGTGCAACCGGTTCAGATGATACAAATATACTGACACTCATTGGTGACGGTACAAACGGTGCACACGGTTCATCTGATAAGATAACATTTACAGCTAACACTTACGGCAAGGCAGTAGATACAAATATGGCTTCTAAGATAACCATTTCCACTACAGTTGCTGCAGGTAAGGAAAATGTTAAGGTTGCTACAGCTGCAACAACAACAAAGGGTGCTGAGTTAACCCTTGAACTTTCAACAGGTAAGACATACACAGAAAAAGATATCGAAAACATCCTCAAGGAAGCTGGATATGACTACTCTGTAAAACTGGAAGATACAAAGAACACCGATGGCGATGCAGATGGTAAGATTTATTTCAACGTTAAAAACACTGCAGAAGTAGCTATCACAGACGGTGCAGGTGTTGGTAAGGCTTCAGTTCCTAACAACGGTAAGGGTCTTACATTCCAGATCGGTGCTAACGGCGTTGAGGATCAGAGAGTTACTCTGAACGTTAACGATATGTCATCTTCTGCTATAGGTGTTGCTAATGCTGACGTTTCTACTCAGGACGCTGCAAATGCTGCTATCGATATGGTAGACACTGCCGTTAAGACAGTATCTATGCAGAGAGCAGGTCTTGGTGCACTTCAGAACAGACTTGAGTACACAGTTAACAACCTGACAACAACAAACGAGAACCTGACAGCAGCTGAATCTCAGATCAGAGATACAGATATGGCTACTGAGATGATCAACTACACTAAGAATAACATTCTTCAGCAGGCATCTCAGGCTATGCTCGCTCAGGCTAACCAGCAGCCTCAGGCTATTCTCCAGTTACTCCAGTAA
- a CDS encoding M23 family metallopeptidase: MDKITTGKIKKFFKGKGFAGALCLSVVAIGISTYLTYDSTLKTIADEEPQKPDSTVSAEQVDNTQSGIPKDETSKSEADSSAAPANNFVRSTAKRVMPIENEVIWEYSNGELVKSETLGVWKTHDGMDIAASVGTDVKAACTGKVKEIKDDPLWGICVVIDHGDGYETHYYGLDKSLEVKEGSNVESGQKIGVTGTIECESKLAPHLHFAVKQNGKWISPKEYING, from the coding sequence ATGGATAAGATAACTACCGGAAAGATAAAAAAGTTTTTCAAGGGCAAAGGTTTTGCGGGAGCGTTATGTCTGAGCGTTGTTGCTATAGGAATATCAACATATCTGACCTACGACAGCACGCTGAAGACAATAGCCGACGAAGAACCTCAAAAGCCCGATTCGACCGTATCGGCAGAGCAGGTGGACAACACGCAGAGCGGTATACCTAAGGACGAAACCTCAAAGAGCGAAGCCGACAGCTCAGCCGCACCGGCAAATAACTTTGTCAGAAGCACAGCAAAGCGTGTAATGCCGATTGAGAATGAAGTTATATGGGAATACAGCAACGGCGAGCTTGTAAAGAGCGAAACGCTCGGCGTATGGAAGACCCACGACGGAATGGACATCGCCGCATCGGTCGGAACGGATGTAAAAGCCGCCTGCACAGGCAAGGTCAAGGAGATAAAGGACGATCCCCTGTGGGGCATATGCGTTGTGATAGATCACGGCGACGGCTACGAAACGCATTACTACGGGCTTGACAAGTCGCTTGAGGTCAAAGAGGGAAGCAATGTCGAATCAGGTCAGAAGATAGGCGTTACAGGGACTATCGAATGCGAGTCGAAGCTGGCACCTCATCTTCACTTTGCAGTAAAGCAAAACGGAAAGTGGATATCTCCTAAAGAGTATATCAACGGTTAA
- a CDS encoding 4Fe-4S dicluster domain-containing protein, with protein MKRVYVNEDWCLACHLCEYYCAAANSGAENMIKAFANGKKPIPRIKVEEGSGINFAVQCRHCETPLCVKSCITGALSQKDGIISCDESRCVGCYTCVLACPYGCIVTIEDSKVIQKCDLCMKNNNGEPACVKGCPNKAIVLEER; from the coding sequence ATGAAAAGAGTTTACGTTAACGAGGACTGGTGCCTTGCGTGCCATCTGTGCGAATATTACTGTGCCGCCGCAAACAGCGGAGCCGAAAATATGATAAAGGCTTTTGCAAACGGCAAAAAGCCGATACCGAGAATAAAGGTCGAGGAAGGCAGCGGAATAAATTTTGCCGTACAGTGCCGTCACTGTGAAACTCCTCTTTGCGTAAAGAGCTGTATAACAGGCGCTTTATCGCAGAAGGACGGCATTATTTCGTGTGACGAGAGCCGTTGTGTAGGCTGCTACACCTGCGTGCTTGCCTGTCCTTACGGCTGTATCGTAACAATCGAGGATTCAAAGGTCATACAGAAATGCGACCTTTGCATGAAGAACAACAACGGCGAGCCTGCCTGTGTAAAGGGCTGTCCGAACAAGGCTATCGTCCTTGAAGAAAGATAA
- the fliB gene encoding flagellin lysine-N-methylase: MGYILKTAQYVNDFQCIGGKCTMDCCRGWTILWTDEEVESLKKSKHSDELDELIKASFEKTDNDINKIVLMPDGDCPFHDKADRLCKIQKELGAEYLSAVCKSYPISGVINDNIITKVRCISCPAVFDLVIKEEKACDVYIYGKDYEPETILIFKPDTIDDVKNNPGLKYRNQLFDFFYGILSDKKRDIHTSMIIGTLAAQTLSKLENSSPDRIPEGISALSKQINSPSLVKSLSDIEPNYKVKLGAVQCMLDGTAVGDKLSEILSSIRTKDNNGNSAVEIVKYTSNLDKFYKQCATKPFMIRNIVRCLYMCELMPFSDNNYNIFDNYAYFCASVALIDFFGAAAAAGSDNPNEIFERFKTAVCLASHPLCHNPDRVKMIIDYLKEINCYSAGHLALIVK; encoded by the coding sequence ATGGGATATATACTTAAAACAGCACAGTACGTCAACGATTTTCAGTGTATAGGCGGAAAGTGTACAATGGATTGTTGCCGAGGTTGGACTATATTGTGGACCGACGAGGAAGTGGAAAGTTTAAAAAAATCCAAGCACTCCGATGAGTTGGACGAGTTGATAAAAGCCTCCTTTGAAAAGACGGATAACGACATAAATAAAATAGTTCTTATGCCTGACGGTGATTGTCCTTTTCATGATAAAGCAGATAGGCTTTGTAAAATTCAGAAAGAACTTGGGGCAGAATACCTTTCGGCTGTGTGTAAAAGCTATCCGATAAGTGGAGTTATTAATGATAATATAATAACTAAAGTAAGATGTATCAGTTGCCCTGCAGTATTTGATTTAGTCATAAAAGAAGAAAAAGCCTGTGACGTTTATATTTACGGTAAAGACTATGAACCGGAAACCATTCTGATATTTAAACCCGATACAATTGACGACGTAAAAAACAATCCGGGACTTAAATACAGAAATCAGCTTTTTGATTTTTTCTACGGCATTCTTAGTGACAAAAAACGTGATATACATACATCGATGATTATTGGCACTCTTGCCGCACAGACGCTTTCAAAGCTTGAAAATTCATCGCCGGACAGAATACCCGAGGGCATATCCGCTTTATCAAAACAGATAAACAGCCCCTCACTTGTAAAATCCCTTTCGGATATTGAACCGAATTATAAGGTTAAGCTTGGTGCTGTGCAGTGTATGCTTGACGGTACAGCTGTAGGTGATAAGCTCTCCGAAATATTGTCATCAATAAGAACAAAAGATAATAATGGTAATTCGGCTGTTGAAATAGTGAAATACACATCTAACCTTGATAAATTTTATAAGCAGTGCGCAACTAAACCGTTTATGATAAGAAACATAGTAAGATGCCTTTATATGTGTGAGCTTATGCCGTTTTCAGATAATAATTATAATATTTTTGATAACTACGCATATTTTTGTGCATCTGTAGCACTTATAGATTTTTTCGGCGCTGCCGCAGCAGCCGGCAGTGACAATCCCAATGAAATATTCGAGAGGTTTAAAACCGCTGTCTGTCTTGCTTCTCATCCGCTTTGTCATAACCCTGACAGAGTGAAAATGATAATAGATTACTTAAAGGAGATAAACTGTTATTCAGCAGGTCACCTTGCACTTATCGTAAAATAA
- a CDS encoding ANTAR domain-containing protein — protein sequence MNVLIAGKTSEICDSIAGLLIELDCDNISTFTSGAIVRGVDISRFDSVIISTPLSDEFGLDLVADIAKDAKNGVVVLAKHEIADEVQKKIRFTGAFVLPRPFNKAMLIQTIKLAEVAHIGMAKLEEENRQLSQQLSDMKIVNRAKSMLMQYLNLTEEQAHRHIQKQAMDLRKTQRAVAEDILKTYQNTKEEE from the coding sequence ATGAATGTACTTATAGCAGGTAAAACAAGCGAAATCTGCGACAGCATAGCAGGACTTCTGATTGAGCTTGACTGCGACAACATCTCGACTTTCACAAGCGGTGCTATCGTAAGAGGCGTAGACATATCAAGGTTTGACAGTGTCATCATCTCCACTCCCCTTTCGGACGAATTCGGGCTTGATCTTGTCGCAGATATAGCAAAAGACGCAAAAAACGGCGTAGTGGTGCTTGCCAAGCACGAGATTGCCGACGAGGTGCAGAAAAAGATACGGTTTACCGGTGCATTCGTTCTCCCAAGACCCTTCAACAAGGCTATGCTTATACAGACAATAAAGCTTGCCGAGGTGGCTCATATCGGAATGGCAAAGCTGGAGGAGGAAAACCGCCAGCTGTCACAGCAGTTATCGGATATGAAGATAGTAAACCGTGCAAAGTCAATGCTTATGCAGTATCTGAATCTGACGGAGGAACAGGCGCACAGGCATATTCAAAAGCAGGCAATGGATCTTAGAAAGACGCAAAGAGCCGTTGCGGAGGATATATTAAAGACGTATCAGAACACAAAGGAAGAAGAATAA
- a CDS encoding FAD-dependent oxidoreductase: protein MKKYVIIGNSAAAIGAVQGIRSVDRDGSITIITDEAYHTYSRPLISYWLEGKVADDKIYYREPDFYEKNNVKVIFSVRAEKIENGCVVLDNGEKVQYDKLLVATGSKPFVPPMKDIDKVEDKFTFMTWDSAKAIREKVTAGTKVLIIGAGLIGLKCAEALHHLNADITVVDLADRILPSILDVRAGEIMQKHIEDKGTKFILGTSVEQFSKNSAKLTNGETVDFDILVIAVGVRPNTELVSDAGGKVEKGIITDLHQQTTIDNVYAAGDCTVSHDCSSNTDRILALLPNAFMQGEVAGKNMAGEETLYLNAIPMNAIGFYGLHIITAGSYDGDEDITEDADKEIYKKLVFKDGLLKGFILMGDVARAGIYTSMIKEQIPLTEVDLDLLRDKPQMMMFGKARREEKLAGKKH, encoded by the coding sequence ATGAAAAAGTATGTTATCATAGGAAACTCCGCCGCCGCAATAGGTGCGGTACAGGGAATACGCTCGGTTGACAGGGACGGCAGTATAACGATAATCACGGACGAGGCATATCACACATATTCAAGACCGCTTATAAGCTACTGGCTTGAGGGCAAGGTTGCCGACGACAAGATATACTACAGAGAGCCTGATTTCTACGAGAAGAACAATGTAAAGGTCATCTTCTCGGTGCGTGCCGAGAAAATCGAAAACGGCTGTGTGGTACTTGACAACGGAGAGAAAGTACAGTATGATAAGTTATTGGTAGCAACGGGTTCAAAACCGTTTGTTCCTCCGATGAAGGACATTGATAAAGTCGAGGACAAGTTCACATTCATGACGTGGGACAGTGCAAAGGCTATCCGTGAAAAAGTCACAGCCGGCACAAAGGTACTTATAATAGGTGCAGGTCTTATCGGTCTTAAATGTGCGGAGGCACTTCATCATCTGAATGCCGATATTACTGTAGTTGACCTTGCGGACAGGATACTCCCGAGTATTCTTGATGTCCGTGCAGGCGAGATAATGCAAAAGCATATTGAGGATAAAGGAACGAAATTTATCCTCGGCACAAGCGTTGAGCAGTTCTCAAAAAACAGTGCGAAGCTGACAAACGGCGAAACGGTGGATTTTGATATTCTTGTAATAGCTGTCGGCGTAAGGCCTAACACAGAGCTTGTAAGCGATGCGGGCGGCAAGGTTGAAAAGGGTATAATAACCGACCTTCACCAGCAGACAACGATCGACAACGTTTATGCCGCAGGCGACTGCACAGTAAGCCACGATTGTTCGTCAAATACCGACAGGATACTCGCACTTCTGCCTAACGCATTTATGCAGGGCGAGGTCGCAGGTAAGAATATGGCAGGCGAGGAAACGCTTTATCTGAACGCTATACCGATGAATGCCATAGGCTTCTACGGTCTGCATATCATAACAGCCGGAAGCTATGACGGCGATGAGGACATTACCGAGGATGCAGACAAGGAAATCTACAAGAAGCTGGTATTCAAGGACGGTCTGCTGAAGGGCTTCATCCTTATGGGCGACGTAGCAAGAGCAGGTATCTATACCTCTATGATAAAGGAGCAGATACCGCTTACCGAGGTAGATCTCGATCTTCTCAGGGATAAGCCGCAGATGATGATGTTCGGCAAGGCAAGACGTGAAGAAAAGCTCGCAGGCAAAAAGCACTGA
- a CDS encoding valine--tRNA ligase: MKKELAKTYSPKDFEDRLYHEWEEKKYFHAEIDPKKKPYTIVIPPPNITGQLHMGHALDNTLQDILIRYKRMQGYSALWLPGTDHASIATEAKIVNAMKEEGLTKDDVGRDGFLERAWEWKKVYGGRIVQQLKKLGSSCDWDRERFTLDEGCSKAVQKVFIDLYNKGLIYHGERIINWCPNCKTSISDIECEYEEQDSFFWHINYPLSDGSGSVEIATTRPETLLGDSALAVNPDDERYKSIVGKTVKLPLTDREIPVIADEYVDIEFGTGVVKITPAHDPNDFEVGKRHNLPIIHMMNDDATIMDGIGGKYAGMDRYEARKAMVADLEAQGLLVKVEPHKHKVGCCQRCGTTVEPRASYQWFVSMKQLAQPAIDVVKSGELRYIPQRFENGYLYWMENIRDWCISRQLWWGHRIPAYYCQNKECGHTEITLDGIDTCPKCGAPMKQDEDTLDTWFSSALWPFSTLGWPEKTADLEYFYPTNTLVTGYDIIPFWVARMIFSGLEHTGQKPFKDVLIHGLVRDELGRKMSKSLGNGVDPLEVIDKYGADALRLTLVTGNAPGNDMRWTETKVTNSRNFANKLWNASRYILMNLPEDMQGAVLPENLPIEDKWILSLYNDLIKNVTSNLDSYELGVAVQNLFDFIWDVYCDWYIELTKPRIAEGGETARAAQNVLVYVMQGILKLLHPFMPFITEEIWQSMPIVADKDNNPESIMISAWPVYDEKLHFAAEQTDFTKVVDAIRAIRVQRNELNVPPSKKVTMYIETAETALFEGAKAFFERLAGAGELTVSEKAETSDDMVTIVTANARVFMPMGELVDKEKELARLEKERKAAQKDIDFLSGKLSNQGFLSKAPEQQIENERVKLAKAQEKMEKIMLSIEKMK, from the coding sequence ATGAAGAAAGAACTCGCAAAGACCTATTCTCCTAAGGATTTTGAGGACAGGCTTTATCACGAATGGGAGGAAAAGAAGTACTTCCACGCAGAAATAGACCCCAAGAAGAAGCCCTATACGATAGTTATCCCCCCTCCGAACATAACCGGACAGCTTCATATGGGACACGCTCTTGACAACACATTGCAGGATATTCTTATCCGCTATAAGAGAATGCAGGGCTACAGCGCACTGTGGCTGCCCGGCACAGACCACGCTTCTATCGCTACAGAGGCAAAGATAGTAAACGCTATGAAGGAAGAGGGCCTTACCAAGGACGATGTAGGCAGAGATGGCTTCCTTGAGCGTGCGTGGGAATGGAAAAAGGTTTACGGCGGACGTATCGTTCAGCAGTTAAAGAAGCTCGGCTCGTCTTGCGACTGGGACAGAGAACGTTTCACTCTTGACGAGGGCTGTTCAAAGGCTGTACAGAAGGTATTCATCGACCTTTACAACAAGGGCCTTATCTATCACGGCGAAAGAATCATCAACTGGTGTCCGAACTGTAAGACATCAATTTCCGATATTGAATGCGAATATGAAGAGCAGGACAGCTTCTTCTGGCATATCAATTATCCCCTTTCAGACGGAAGCGGCAGTGTCGAGATAGCTACAACACGTCCCGAAACACTGCTCGGCGACAGCGCTTTAGCCGTTAACCCCGATGACGAAAGATACAAGAGCATAGTAGGTAAAACAGTAAAGCTCCCTCTTACCGACAGAGAGATTCCCGTTATCGCCGACGAATATGTTGATATTGAATTCGGCACAGGCGTAGTTAAGATTACACCCGCACACGACCCTAACGACTTTGAGGTAGGCAAGCGCCACAACTTACCGATTATTCATATGATGAACGACGATGCTACTATTATGGACGGTATCGGCGGCAAGTACGCAGGTATGGACAGATACGAAGCAAGAAAGGCTATGGTAGCCGACCTTGAAGCACAGGGCTTGCTCGTAAAGGTCGAGCCTCACAAGCACAAAGTCGGTTGCTGTCAGCGTTGCGGCACTACCGTTGAACCGAGAGCAAGCTATCAGTGGTTCGTATCTATGAAACAGCTTGCACAGCCCGCTATAGATGTAGTAAAGAGCGGTGAGCTGAGATATATCCCTCAGAGATTTGAAAACGGCTATCTTTACTGGATGGAAAATATCCGTGACTGGTGCATTTCACGTCAGCTGTGGTGGGGTCACAGAATACCTGCTTACTACTGCCAGAATAAAGAGTGCGGACATACAGAGATCACTCTTGACGGCATAGACACCTGCCCCAAGTGCGGCGCACCTATGAAGCAGGACGAGGATACTCTTGACACTTGGTTCTCATCTGCGTTATGGCCGTTCTCAACGCTCGGCTGGCCTGAAAAGACAGCAGATCTTGAGTATTTCTATCCTACAAATACGCTTGTTACAGGCTATGATATAATTCCGTTCTGGGTTGCAAGAATGATATTCAGCGGACTTGAGCATACAGGTCAGAAGCCGTTCAAGGATGTACTTATACACGGTCTTGTCCGTGATGAGCTGGGCAGAAAGATGAGTAAGTCGCTTGGCAACGGCGTAGATCCGCTTGAGGTCATCGACAAGTACGGTGCAGACGCACTGCGTCTTACTCTTGTTACAGGTAACGCTCCCGGTAACGATATGCGCTGGACAGAAACAAAGGTCACAAATTCCCGTAACTTTGCAAACAAGCTGTGGAATGCATCAAGATATATCCTGATGAATCTTCCCGAGGATATGCAAGGCGCAGTTCTCCCCGAAAATCTTCCCATCGAGGATAAGTGGATATTATCGCTGTACAACGACCTTATTAAGAACGTTACGTCAAATCTCGACAGCTACGAGCTTGGTGTTGCGGTACAGAATCTGTTCGACTTTATCTGGGACGTTTACTGTGACTGGTATATCGAGCTTACGAAGCCCCGTATCGCAGAGGGCGGAGAAACAGCCCGTGCCGCTCAGAACGTACTCGTTTACGTTATGCAGGGCATCTTAAAGCTGTTACACCCCTTTATGCCGTTCATCACAGAGGAAATATGGCAGTCGATGCCCATTGTTGCCGATAAGGACAACAACCCCGAAAGCATAATGATTTCGGCTTGGCCGGTATATGATGAAAAGCTTCACTTTGCGGCTGAACAGACAGACTTCACAAAGGTTGTTGACGCTATCCGTGCTATCCGTGTACAGCGCAACGAGCTTAACGTACCGCCGTCAAAGAAGGTAACAATGTACATCGAAACAGCCGAAACGGCACTGTTCGAAGGCGCAAAGGCATTCTTCGAACGTCTGGCAGGCGCAGGCGAGCTGACAGTATCAGAAAAGGCAGAAACAAGCGACGATATGGTAACAATCGTTACCGCAAACGCAAGAGTATTTATGCCTATGGGCGAGCTTGTTGACAAGGAAAAGGAGCTTGCAAGACTTGAAAAGGAGCGCAAGGCGGCTCAGAAGGACATCGACTTCCTTTCGGGTAAGCTGAGCAATCAAGGCTTCCTGTCAAAAGCACCCGAACAGCAGATTGAAAACGAGCGTGTAAAGCTTGCTAAGGCACAGGAAAAGATGGAAAAGATAATGCTTTCTATCGAGAAGATGAAGTAA